In Pseudomonas sp. ADAK2, the genomic window ACCCGTGGCTGAGGCCTATCCGTGGCAGGACGAGCTCTGGCAGCAACTGGCGGGGCGTAAACAGCACGCCCACGCCTATTTGCTGCATGGCCCGGCCGGGATCGGCAAGCGTGCGTTGGCCGAGCGGTTGATGGCGCATTTGCTGTGTCAGCGTCCGACTGCCCGGGATGCCTGCGGCGAATGCAAATCCTGCCTGCTGCTCAAGGCCGGCAGCCACCCCGACAACTACATCCTTGAGCCGGAAGAAGCGGACAAGGCGATCAAGGTGGATCAGGTGCGTGACTTGGTCAGCTTTGTGGTGCAGACCTCGCAGATGGGCGGGCGCAAAGTGGTGCTGATCGAGCCCGTCGAGTCGATGAACGTCAACGCCGCCAACGCCTTGCTCAAAAGCCTTGAGGAACCGTCCGGCGATACCGTGTTGCTGTTGGTCAGTCACCAGACCAGCCGCTTGCTGCCGACGATCAAGAGCCGCTGCCAGCAGCAGGCCTGTCCATTGCCCAGCGAGGCCATGAGCCTGGCGTGGCTGGCGACGGCCTTGCCGGATTGCTCGCAGGAAGAACGTATCGAATTGTTGACCCTGGCCGCCGGTTCGCCATTGGCCGCGGTCAAGTTGCAGAACCAGGGTGTACGCGAACAGCGCTTGCTGGTGGTCGAAGGCGTGAAACAGTTGCTCAAGCAACAGAAGTCACCGACCCAATTGGCCGAAGAATGGAAAAGCATTCCGCAGTTACTGTTGTTCGACTGGTTCTGCGACTGGTCGAGCCTGATCCTGCGCTACCAGTTGACCCAGGATGAACAAGGCCTGGGCCTGACGGACATGCGCAAGGTCATCCAATACCTGGCGCAGAAATCCGCCCAAGGCAAAGTGCTGAATATTCAGGACTGGATCCTCGCCCAGCGCCAGAAGGTGATGAGCAAGGCCAACCTCAATCCGGCGCTGTTGCTTGAGGCGCTGCTGGTGCAATGGGTGTCTTTGCCGGGCCAGAAGTGACTAGACTCTGAGCATCAGCCATGGAGGTCAGCATGAATGAACCCGTCAACACCGGGCCGCGTAACGGCATTTTGTCCCTGACCATCAAGGACAAGTCCGTGCTGTACGCGGCTTACATGCCGTTTATCAAGAACGGTGGCCTGTTCATCCCGACCAACAAAAGCTACAAGTTGGGCGATGAGGTGTTCATGTTGCTGAACCTGATGGACGAAGCGGAGAAGATTCCGGTCGCCGGCAAAGTCACCTGGATTACCCCCAAAGGTGCCCAGGGCAACCGGGCCGCCGGGGTAGGCGTGCAGTTCAATGACGGTGACAACACCGCCCGCAGTCGAATCGAAACCCATCTGGCCGGAGCCCTGAAATCCGACCGTCCCACTCATACGATGTAAGTTGCAGCCCTTTTTATGCTCGTAGATTCCCATTGCCACCTTGATCGCCTCGACCTCGCCGCCCATGACGGTTCCCTGGATGCCGCACTCGATGCAGCCCGTCAGCGCGGGGTAGGGCACTTTCTGTGCATCGGCGTCAGCGTCGATAATGCCGCCGATGTCAAAGCCCTGGCCGAGCGCTATGACGATGTCGATTGTTCAGTCGGCGTGCATCCGCTGGACGTGCAACCCGGTGCCGCGCCCGCGCTCGATTGGCTGTTGCAAGAGCTGAATCACCCGCGCGTAGTGGCGATCGGTGAAACCGGTCTGGATTACCATTACGAGCCGGAAGCCGCCGAGCTGCAGCAGGCATCCTTCCGCCTGCACCTGCAAGCGGCCCAACAAACCGGTAAACCAGTGATCATCCACACCCGTGGTGCCCGCGCCGATACGCTGGAGCTATTGCGCGAAGCCGCGTTGCCCCAGGCCGGTGTGCTGCATTGCTTCACCGAAGACTGGGACATGGCCAAGGCCGCGCTGGACATGGGCTATTACATTTCCCTGTCCGGGATTGTCACGTTCCGCAATGCCGATGCGTTGCGCGACGTGGCGAGCAAAGTGCCGGCCGACCGTTTGCTGGTAGAAACCGATTCGCCGTACCTGGCGCCGATTCCTTATCGCGGCAAACCGAACCTGCCGCAATATGTGCGGGAAGTGGCAGAGTTCCTGGCGATGCTGCGGGGTGAGTCCTACGAGCGGTTTGCCGAGCAAACCACGGAAAACTTCAAGCGATTGTTCCCGCTTGCGCATGTGAAAGGTTAAATCGCAGGCAAAAAAAACCCGGGTTCTGGGGGGTGAATCCGGGTTAAGACCATTAGGAGTAAAACAAAGGTACGCGGTCCGTTGGTACCTATATCGACGCGACACTTGGGGGAGATGCCCCGCCGACAGTTCAAGTATTGATCAGTATCGCGCCGAGTCCAGTTTAGCCGCCCCGGTTTTTAAACAATTTTGGAATACGGGCGCTTCGGAAGAGTTCTCATCAACCGGTGGCCTTGCGTGAAATGATCAAGAAACGCAGATATGGTCGGATGATCCGTGCATTTTGGCGCAAGTTAGGCATAATACGCGGCTTCGAATTTTGACCCCTACAGACCTTTTCTTATGCATAAAGAACCTCGTAAGGTCCGTGAGTTTCGTCGCCGCGAGCAAGAAATTCTCGATACCGCGCTCAAGCTGTTCCTCGAACTGGGTGAAGACAGTGTCACCGTCGAGATGATTGCTGATGCCGTCGGTATCGGCAAAGGCACGATCTACAAGCACTTCAAGTCCAAGGCCGAGATCTACCTGCGCCTGATGCTCGATTACGAGCGCGATTTGAACGAGCTGTTGCATTCGGCCGATGTCGACAAGGACAAGGAAGCCCTGTCCCGGGCCTACTTCGAATTCCGCATGCGCGACCCGCAACGCTATCGCTTGTTCGATCGCCTGGAAGAAAAGGTGGTCAAGGGCAACCAGGTGCCGGAGATGGTCGAGGAACTGCACAAGATCCGTGCCTCGAACTTCGAACGCCTGACCTTGCTGATCAAGGGCCGGATCAGCGAAGGCAAGCTCGAAGACGTGCCGCCGTACTTCCACTACTGCGCGTCCTGGGCGCTGGTGCATGGCGCCGTGGCGCTGTATCACTCGCCGTTCTGGAGCAATGTGCTGGAAGACCAGGAAGGTTTCTTCCAGTTCCTGATGGACATCGGCGTGCGCATGGGCAACAAGCGCAAGCGCGACACCGATACCCCGAGCAGCTGAACCATTCAGTTAGCTTATTGCGCCATGATTTAGCTACATGGCGCAGTACCGCAGGAATATACTCAGGCTTAGGACTTGCTAAAACTTGATTTGTGAGTCAAGTTTTAGCGGTCCCGAAACTTCTTCCGCCGGAGTGATCCATGATCGTTGACCGTCAAGGCAGGCGTTTTCGCAATTTGCGGATCAGCCTGACCTCAGCCTGCAATTACGCGTGTACCTATTGCGTGCCTAACGGCAAGCGTCTGGTGGCTGCGCAGGATGAATTGTCGGCCGAGGCCATGGCACGCGGCGTGGCGTATCTGATCGAAGCCGCCGGCATTGAGCGGTTGCGCATCACCGGTGGCGAGCCGCTGGTCAGCCCCAAACTCGAAGCTTTCATGACTGCCGTCGGCCAGATGGGGCTTGAGGACATCAGTCTGACCACCAACGGTCAGTTGCTGGCGAAAAAACTGCCGTTGCTGGTGGATGCCGGCATCCGGCGCATCAACGTTTCCCTCGATACCCTCGACGCCAGCGCGTTTCGCAGCATTGCCCGTGGCGGTGACCTGGCGACTGTGCTCGATGGCATGGAACAGGCCTCGGCCGCCGGCATGAAGATCAAGGTCAACATGGTGCCGTTGCGCGGGCAGAACCTCGATCAGGTGATGCCACTGCTCGATTACTGCCTGGAACGTGGCTACGAGCTGCGTTTTATCGAGCTGATGCGCATGGGTCACCTGGCCAGCGACAACAACGCCTTCCTGCAACAGTTCGTCAGCCTTCAGCAGTTGCTGAGCCTGATTAGCGAGCGCTACGAATACCTGCAAGCCAATGCGCCAGTGGATGCCACGGCAGTACGCTACGAAATTCCGGGGCAGGGCTACTTCGGCGTAATCGCCAACGAAAGCGTGCCGTTCTGCCGGACGTGTTCGCGGTTGCGACTGTCGTCCACCGGTTGGCTGCATGGTTGCCTGTCGTCGAGCAATCGTCACTATGTCGGCGACTTGCTGGATAAACCGCGTCATCAGGCACTGCCTGCCTTGCAGCGGTTGTTGGTGAAAGCCCTGGGGGACAAGCAGGAAGTGGCGTTCTCCGGTGGCGCGACCATCATGAAGATTATCGGCGGCTGACAGGGCCTCTTCGCGGGCAAGCCTCGCTCCTACAGGTTTGTGTCGTACCCAACTGTGCGGA contains:
- a CDS encoding TetR/AcrR family transcriptional regulator, with protein sequence MHKEPRKVREFRRREQEILDTALKLFLELGEDSVTVEMIADAVGIGKGTIYKHFKSKAEIYLRLMLDYERDLNELLHSADVDKDKEALSRAYFEFRMRDPQRYRLFDRLEEKVVKGNQVPEMVEELHKIRASNFERLTLLIKGRISEGKLEDVPPYFHYCASWALVHGAVALYHSPFWSNVLEDQEGFFQFLMDIGVRMGNKRKRDTDTPSS
- a CDS encoding GTP 3',8-cyclase MoaA, yielding MIVDRQGRRFRNLRISLTSACNYACTYCVPNGKRLVAAQDELSAEAMARGVAYLIEAAGIERLRITGGEPLVSPKLEAFMTAVGQMGLEDISLTTNGQLLAKKLPLLVDAGIRRINVSLDTLDASAFRSIARGGDLATVLDGMEQASAAGMKIKVNMVPLRGQNLDQVMPLLDYCLERGYELRFIELMRMGHLASDNNAFLQQFVSLQQLLSLISERYEYLQANAPVDATAVRYEIPGQGYFGVIANESVPFCRTCSRLRLSSTGWLHGCLSSSNRHYVGDLLDKPRHQALPALQRLLVKALGDKQEVAFSGGATIMKIIGG
- a CDS encoding PilZ domain-containing protein, whose amino-acid sequence is MNEPVNTGPRNGILSLTIKDKSVLYAAYMPFIKNGGLFIPTNKSYKLGDEVFMLLNLMDEAEKIPVAGKVTWITPKGAQGNRAAGVGVQFNDGDNTARSRIETHLAGALKSDRPTHTM
- a CDS encoding DNA polymerase III subunit delta', translated to MAEAYPWQDELWQQLAGRKQHAHAYLLHGPAGIGKRALAERLMAHLLCQRPTARDACGECKSCLLLKAGSHPDNYILEPEEADKAIKVDQVRDLVSFVVQTSQMGGRKVVLIEPVESMNVNAANALLKSLEEPSGDTVLLLVSHQTSRLLPTIKSRCQQQACPLPSEAMSLAWLATALPDCSQEERIELLTLAAGSPLAAVKLQNQGVREQRLLVVEGVKQLLKQQKSPTQLAEEWKSIPQLLLFDWFCDWSSLILRYQLTQDEQGLGLTDMRKVIQYLAQKSAQGKVLNIQDWILAQRQKVMSKANLNPALLLEALLVQWVSLPGQK
- a CDS encoding TatD family hydrolase, yielding MLVDSHCHLDRLDLAAHDGSLDAALDAARQRGVGHFLCIGVSVDNAADVKALAERYDDVDCSVGVHPLDVQPGAAPALDWLLQELNHPRVVAIGETGLDYHYEPEAAELQQASFRLHLQAAQQTGKPVIIHTRGARADTLELLREAALPQAGVLHCFTEDWDMAKAALDMGYYISLSGIVTFRNADALRDVASKVPADRLLVETDSPYLAPIPYRGKPNLPQYVREVAEFLAMLRGESYERFAEQTTENFKRLFPLAHVKG